A window of Gavia stellata isolate bGavSte3 chromosome 21, bGavSte3.hap2, whole genome shotgun sequence contains these coding sequences:
- the CASTOR1 gene encoding cytosolic arginine sensor for mTORC1 subunit 1, whose product MDLHILEHRVRVLSLARRGLWLYTHPLLKLLFLPQRCRCKFFSLTETPEDYTIMLDEEGFKELPPSEFMQVADSTWLVLSVVSNGRAPSGCQATGVTKIARSVIAPLAEHHVSVLMLSTYQTDFILVRERDLPVVIHTLAGEFDIYKEESGECVPVTCDDVSNGFLKPKAATSPTLHPVQSPQTRFCVLTVAPDTLPAIATMLIDVLFYSHSPPREAGAGSQDLDSITFFAFSLIEGYISIVMDAETQKRFPSDLLLTSSTGELWRMVRIGGQPLGFDECGIVAQIAEPLAAADISAYYISTFNFDHALVPEEGIAEVIQLLQQRQESGR is encoded by the exons ATGGACCTGCACATCCTGGAGCACCGGGTGCGGGTGCTGAGCCTGGCCCGCCGCGGGCTCTGGCTCTACACCCACCCGCTGCTCAAGCTGCTCTTCCTGCCCCAGCGCTGCAG GTGCAAGTTCTTCAGTCTAACGGAGACCCCCGAGGACTACACCATCATGCTGGATGAGGAGGGCTTCAAAG AGCTGCCGCCCTCCGAGTTCATGCAGGTGGCAGATTCGACGTGGCTGGTGCTCAGCGTCGTCTCCAACGGCCGGGCACCCTCCGGCTGCCAGGCCACCGGTGTCACCAAGATTGCCAGGTCGGTCATCGCGCCGCTGGCCGAGCATCACGTCTCGGTGCTGATGCTCTCCACCTACCAGACCGACTTCATCCTG GTGCGGGAACGGGACCTGCCGGTGGTGATCCACACGCTGGCGGGGGAGTTTGACATCTACAAGGAGGAGAGCGGCGAGTGTGTCCCTGTCACCTGCGACGACGTAAGCAACGGCTTTCTCAAGCCCAAGGCGG CCACCAGCCCCACGCTGCACCCCGTGCAGAGCCCCCAGACCCGCTTCTGCGTCCTGACCGTGGCCCCCGACACGCTGCCCGCCATCGCCACCATGCTCATCGATGTCCTCTTCTACTCCCACAG CCCCCCAAGGGAGGCTGGCGCCGGCAGCCAGGACCTCGACTCCATCACCTTCTTTGCCTTCTCCCTCATCGAGGGCTACATCTCCATCGTGATGGATGCTGAAACCCAGAAGCG GTTCCCCAGTGACCTGCTGCTGACCAGCTCAACGGGGGAGCTGTGGCGGATGGTGCGGATCGGCGGGCAGCCCCTGGGCTTCG ACGAGTGCGGCATCGTGGCGCAGATCGCCGAGCCGCTGGCCGCCGCCGACATATCGGCGTATTACATCAGCACCTTCAACTTCGATCACGCCTTG GTCCCCGAGGAGGGCATCGC